The sequence ATATTTCTAGAAGGTAATTTCCTTGGATCTACGGTTTCTGCATTAAAAAGTGAGCCTTCTAACTTTTCTTTAGAAATTATAGAAAATGCTACTATTATTAGTTTCGATTATTTAAAATACAGAACCCTAATAGAAGAGAATGAAGATTTAAAAAACTTCTATGTTGCTTATCTTGAAAAAAATTGGATTATAATTAAGGAACAAAGAGAGATTGATATTGTAATGAAAGATGCAAAAACAAGGTATTTAAATTTCATCAATCTTCATCCTGAAATAGAAAAAAGAGTTCCTCTTCATTATATCGCATCTCATTTAGGCATTACACCTACACAATTGAGTCGCATTAGAAAAAACACATAACCTCAACATATGTAAAGAAAATATAGTTTTCATCTTCGCATCTTTGTCAAATGAAAATTATTTTTATTTATTGTGCAGCATTCATTGGAGGTGTGTTTTTAGCCATACAAGCTGGTTTTAATACGCAACTAGGTTCTATTTTAAAACAACCTCTTATAGCAGTAATCTCAACCTCGATTACTAGCGCTTTATTTGCAAGTATTGCTTTGTTTGCATTTAACAAAGACAACTTTCAAACGAATCATTTCATTCAAGTGCCAACCTATTTATGGTTTATTGGCGGACTTTGTAGCGCAATAGGTATTTCATT is a genomic window of Flavobacterium jumunjinense containing:
- a CDS encoding Crp/Fnr family transcriptional regulator — encoded protein: MDKNITDFISKTFLSYYPVSEYSLSLLHSIATIKKLKKNETLLSFGQISKESHILYKGIVVSNFLSDEGNTYHKNIFLEGNFLGSTVSALKSEPSNFSLEIIENATIISFDYLKYRTLIEENEDLKNFYVAYLEKNWIIIKEQREIDIVMKDAKTRYLNFINLHPEIEKRVPLHYIASHLGITPTQLSRIRKNT
- a CDS encoding DMT family transporter: MKIIFIYCAAFIGGVFLAIQAGFNTQLGSILKQPLIAVISTSITSALFASIALFAFNKDNFQTNHFIQVPTYLWFIGGLCSAIGISLYFYTIPKLGISKMISFGLCGQLAFSLIAGKYGWLNLPIEPITTKHILGILSMIIGIFLINSK